Within the Spirochaetota bacterium genome, the region GCTTCACGTCCTCCACGTTATGCTGGATGAGGATCCACTCCTCCAGGTCGAAGGTTCCCTCCTTGTTCCAGTGCGGGAACTCGGGAATGCGCGTATCGGCCCCCGCCGCCGTCGAATTGTCTCTCAGGTACTCGTACGCGCAATGGGAGAACACGACCCCTTCGAGAAGGGAATTGCTCGCCAGCCGGTTTGCCCCATGAACGCCCGTGCACGCGCACTCGCCCGACACGAAGAGGTTCCTCACGGAGCTTCGCCCGTACAGGTCCGATACCACGCCCCCGCACAGGTAGTGCGCGGCCGGGACCACGGGAATGGACTGCCGGGAAATGTCGATCCCGCGCTTCAGGCAGTGGGAATAGATGTAGGGGAAGCGCTTGAGGAGAAAATCCCCGCTCTTGAACGAGATGTCGATGTAGACGCAGCGCTCGCCGGATTTTTTCAATTCCCAGTCGATCGCGCGCGCGACAATATCGCGCGGGGCGAGTTCCTTCATGGGATGGACGCCGTCCATGAAGCGCTCTCCCTTCCTGTTCAGGAGGATCGCCCCTTCACCGCGCACCGCCTCGCTTATAAGGAAGGAACGTCCCTGCTGGTTTTCTATGAAGAGCGTGGTGGGATGGAACTGGATGAATTCCATGTCCGCGATCATCGCCCCCGCGCGGTAGGCCATCGCGATGCCGTCCCCGGTCGCGATCTCCGGGTTCGTGGTATGAAGGTACACCTGTCCCGCCCCGCCGGAGGCGAGGAAGGTGGTGCGGGAATTGAATATGTGCACGGCGCCCGTCGCGTTTTCAAGGATATAGGCCCCGAAGCAGGTGACCGGCTCGTCCTTCCCCGGGCGCGTATCAGGATGCGCGAGACCAAGCTGGTGTTCCGTCAGGAGGTCGACCGCGGTATGATTTTCGAAGATGGTGATGTTGGGAATGGTGGAAATCTTGTTCAGCAGGGCGTTCTCGATCTCCCGGCCGGTGAGATCGGTCGCGTGGACGATGCGGTTCCGGGAATGCCCCCCCTCCCTGCCCAGGTCAAGGACCGTCTGCCCGTGCTCGTCGCGCGTCGTGGAAAAATGGGTTCCCCATTCCATGAGCTCCCTGACGCGCTCCGGGCCCGTCTTGACGAGTATCTCGACGGCCCGGGGGTTGCACAGCCCGGCGCCCGCACGAAGGGTGTCCTCGATATGGCTCTCGAACTCGTCGCCGGGTGCGATAACCGAGGCTATCCCGCCCTGCGCGTAGTTGGTGTTCGAGTCGAAGTCTTTTTTCTTCGTGACGATATTGACCGTGCCCAGCGTCGAGGCCTTGATCGCGAACGTGAGGCCCGCAATGCCGCTGCCGATAACCAGAAAATCGGAATAGAATCGCCTGGAAGTCATAGCGGAGTGTAGCGTGTCGCCGGGGGAGGGTGTCAACTGTAATTTAGCCGGACGTTACCAGCACGCGCAGATGACGCGATGGGTCTTGTTGCACTTGGAAGTCGCGGAGCTTATCCATTCCGTATCGGTCTTGTTCTTCTTGCCGATCATGCCGTCCTGGCCACCGGTGGCAACCGTCCATCCGCTGCAATTATTCGTCAAATCGGAGTTGCCGGCCGCATTCGACCCGGACCACCAGTTGCCCGAGCTTATCCCTGATTTCGCCAGCGTTTGTTCCAGGTCGCCCCCATCGAAAAGATCGCCCCAATTCGCCGCGATCTGGTCGGCCTTTTTCCCGGACGGACCCCGGATGGCCCGGTCGGTGGGCACAGCGTAATTGGCGGGCATGTCGGCAATCTCGTCCGCCGCGTCGATGCTGATGAACGCGCGTATAGTGTCGCACGGCATCTCGTCATAATTCTCGGATTTAATAACCCGGCATAGCGAATCGGCCTTCTCCCGCGAAGTGCCCGGTATGGGATTTACGAGATCCGATACAAGGTCGCCCGCCACCTCGTCCGTGGAAAAGAGAAACACCAGGTTCGCGGGATGCGTAGTACTGCGGGTGGACATATAGGAGGAGCGATTCCCCGATTCGTCGCGCACGACCACATTGAAATAGTACCGGGTGCCCGCAACAAGTCCGGAAATCTGGACGGTGCCTGTCGCAGGAGTCCAATCCCTCACCAGAGTAAGCGAAGCCTCGTTCGCGTCGATCTCCCCAACGGTGCGGAGATTGTTGATGTGCGAGCGGTATACGCGGTATTCGAGCGATCCCTGCGGGGTCTTCATATCGGTCGCCTGTTCCCAAGAAAGTTCGATCGAGGTGAAGGTACGGTCTTCCATCGCGATGATGCTGTATCCCCCGGGCACGGGGTATCCCGCATACTGGCCGTCACGCTCCAAATCGTTGACCTGCTCTACGTCCTGGCGCATCCCGTCTTCGCAGAAGAGGAAGATCGATATAAACAGGAGCGGGATGAGCGGGACACGTCGCCATGTGTTCGGGGACGGTCGGGAAGAAGTGGGAGGGTTCATACGCTACCGGTCCCGTTCCTCACCAACACGCACAGAGTAGGCGCTGCGGCGTATTACAATTCACATTGTCGTCGGAGATCCAGTGCGAATCGGCCATGGTCTTTTTTCCCATTCTTCCGAAGGCGGAATTGTTGCCCACCGACCAGCCGTTGCAATTGTAGCCCTGGGTGGTGCCGGTCGGATCCGTCGCGAAGCTTCCATCCCCCAGGGAGCCCGACCACCAGTCCTGTCCGGCGATATCCGCGGCCAACAAATCGTAGGCGAGCTCATCCGCATCGAAGAGATCGGCCCAGTTGTCCGCGACCTTATAGAACGCCGGGCCCGGCCCGCGCACCGGCTGGTCAACGGGCAGGCCAAATGTTTCCGGCATCCCCTTGATAGAGTCATACCCCGCCGTATTGGAAACTATTTCCCCCGTGCTGATAAACGCGTGCACTGCGGTGCAGGGAAGGTCCGCGAAGTCGTTCGCCCTCACCGCGACACAGATCGCGTCGAGATGGTCCCGGATGGGAGTACCAACAACCGACGTCGTCACGAGGGTGGTAACGGGGACCGGTACGGCCATGAGGTTGCCGTTGTACGTATCGCTTGGGGAAAAAAGGAAAATTCCGTTCGCGACCAGCGTCGCGCCGGAGGTTGATGTGTAGGCCGCTCGATTTCCGTCGGCATCTGTTACAACCACATTGAAGTAATAGCTGGTGCCGGCAATGAGGCCGGTTATATTGAACGTGGAGAGCGCATACGAGTCGGCGGCCAGGAGTACGGTGGAAAGATTCGCGTCGATATCTTCAAGGGTGTGAATGTTGTTGATCTTGGAACAATACACCTGGTACCGGAGCTCAGCCGGCAGCGTAACCGTATCTATCCCCGGGAGCCATTTCAGTTGTAGTGAAGTGAACGTGATAGCGGAAATGGTGATCGCGCCGCCGTTCCCTGGTTCGGGAAAGCCCTCGGCCGAAGAGCCTTCCTCACGCTCCTGGTCGTTTACGGATTCGACATCCCTGCTAAAGTTGTCCTGAAAGCAGCCAAACGGAACAAGAAAACCACATGCCAGAAGCACCGCGAAGAACGCGGCGGTGAGCCTTCTAACCGTATGTTTCCCTGGACGCATTCGCTTCACGCTTTCATCTTGACGTTCCCGTCACGCTTAGATTTGCTAAGTACGCAAACCAGAATAATATACTACATTTCCGGGGAAGAGACAAGTTTTCCAGCACTTTTAATTATAATAAATGTATTTTTTTATAAAAAAGGGCCTCTTTAGTCTAAAGGTAACGGAAATGTGCCATTGCCTCGGCTTCGAGGTTGAAAATCAGGACCAGCTTCTGGAGATTGATGGTTTTAAGTACGGTCTTGATTTCCGGCTGGATGTTGAATATCGCGATTTCCCCGTTTTTCGGGCTCATGAGCTTGGAGGCGTTGATAAAAACACCAATCCCGGAGCTGTCCAGCTGCTCCACGTTTTTCATATCGATTACGATCTTTTGCGCCCCCCCGCGGATAATGGTCTCGAGAAAGGCGGTCAGCGCGGCGCCCGTGTTGAGGTCGATCGACGGGGCATTGATATTGACCCTGAAAATGTACAGATTGTAGTCGATCGCCGTGGCGGCGATGGGCGAGAGCCGGATGATTTCGAGTTCAAGTTCCACCGAGGCCTCCGGCACTCAAACGATGCGCAAATATTCGATGACATCGGATTCGAAGCTAAATATTTTTATAAAGCGCTGCAGGCTCACGACCTTGAAAATCGCCTCGATGTCCGGCGGCACATTCAGTATCACGAGATCGCCCTTGTGCTGGCGGATGAGCTTGGTCGCGTTGATGATGATGCCGATGGCCGAACTGTCAATCTGTTCAAGGTCCTTGAGATCCACGACGATCTTCCGGGCGCCGCCGGCGACGAGCGTTTCGAGGAGGATCCTGAGGCTTTTTGAGCTGCTCAGGTCGGCGATCTTTCCGATCTCTATTTTAAACGCAAGCGCGTTGTAATCGATTTTATCGGTCACAAGCTTTGCGAAATTCAGGACCTGCACATTGTAGCGCATCGTATCGACCCCGGTTTCATGTCATGCCCGCAGCCTCAAAAGTATGCCCCGGAATCCGGCGAATTCAAGCTTTTTTTAGGGAGCCATGCGCGAACCGTATCCGGGTGTGAATTAAGTTTCAGACGTTTCGCATTGAGAATCTATGAAAATGTTAATATTTTCAGACCCTCATTCGTATTCATTTCATACGCTCCACGTTTTCTCCGGAGGATACGGAATGCTGCGAACGAGCATCAACATGAGAAACGATATCTTCTTTAAGATAAGCATCGCCACAGTCCGGCTTGGGAAATCTCAACGCGAGGTCGTGATTATGCTTCTTAGCCGCATACGGGGCGATATCGATCACTTCCAGGGGGGGTTTACCCTAGTGAAGTACCAGCCGCGCGATCCCCGGAAGCTTTGGCATTGTTTTCCGATTTCCTTCAGGGAGGCTGAGAATGAGCTTGTTTCGGATTTTCGTAAGCTTGGTAGGTTCTCCGTCTCCTACCTGGTGGCGATCGCCACGGACCGATATCTGGACGAAATATTGCAAGGCAAGAAAAACAGGCATAACTATGCAAAGTTTTCTCACTATGCCATCGGCCAGAGGATCGAAAATGGCGTCATTTGCTGGGAATTGTACTGGGGAGACCCCGGCGACACGCCGAAGCGGAAAATACACCGCCGTATCAGCACCGACTAAGGCATCTACCCGAAAATTAATTCACACCCGCCTTCACGCGGCCCATGGACGAAGCCCGGAATTCGCCGTATATTAATCGTGACGATTCGGGGCGACTGCCCGGGAGGATGCGCATGGAAACTATGACATCGATCGAATATACCTGTGAAGAGTGCGGAATGTCGTTCAGCTGCGAGAGCGATAGGGCGGACCATGGGTGCTGTCATGAAGCGTATGCGGGCGAGACGGAAAATTGCCCGCGGCCGGGAAAAGAAGCGGGTGTGAAGGATGCGCAACCCCGGACCCGGCGCTGAATCATTATGTTCGATAATTAATTTTGAAACCGCGTTCACTATTCGTATCTTGAAGGACTATAGCCATGATTCAACCGCACGCCCGCATATGAGTGGTTGAATCACAGCCCACGCTTATTAAACATTTGCCGCAGGACGGACGCATTCGCCGGCGGCGTTATATTGGAGAACACTATGAATCCCGTCATACACTTCGAAATGCCCGCCGAAAAGCGGGAGCGCATGGCTGCCTTTTATTCCCAGGTTTTCGACTGGAAGACCCAGCTCCTGGGCCCCGATATGGGGGACTACGTACTGGCCACCACGACCGAGAGCGATGGCGACGGCCGTCCCGTGAAACCGGGGGCGATCAACGGGGGCTTCTTCCCGAAAACGGACGACATGCCGGCGCAATTCCCCTCGATCGTGATCGGGGTCGACGATATTAAAGAGCACATGAAAAAGGTGACGAAGGCCGGGGGAACGGTGCTCGGGGAACCCATGGAAATACCGGGCATAGGATGGTACGTTTCCTTTATCGACACGGAGGGCAAC harbors:
- a CDS encoding L-aspartate oxidase; translated protein: MTSRRFYSDFLVIGSGIAGLTFAIKASTLGTVNIVTKKKDFDSNTNYAQGGIASVIAPGDEFESHIEDTLRAGAGLCNPRAVEILVKTGPERVRELMEWGTHFSTTRDEHGQTVLDLGREGGHSRNRIVHATDLTGREIENALLNKISTIPNITIFENHTAVDLLTEHQLGLAHPDTRPGKDEPVTCFGAYILENATGAVHIFNSRTTFLASGGAGQVYLHTTNPEIATGDGIAMAYRAGAMIADMEFIQFHPTTLFIENQQGRSFLISEAVRGEGAILLNRKGERFMDGVHPMKELAPRDIVARAIDWELKKSGERCVYIDISFKSGDFLLKRFPYIYSHCLKRGIDISRQSIPVVPAAHYLCGGVVSDLYGRSSVRNLFVSGECACTGVHGANRLASNSLLEGVVFSHCAYEYLRDNSTAAGADTRIPEFPHWNKEGTFDLEEWILIQHNVEDVKRLMWDYVGIVRSNLRLQRAYRRILLLDEEIKDYYRRSTVSARLVELRTLATLAKLIIRGAVTRKESRGLHYNTDYPEPVEGLRKSVVLRTGQEPAMISLEGISFPSPDGPVSRV
- a CDS encoding fibronectin type III domain-containing protein, producing MNPPTSSRPSPNTWRRVPLIPLLFISIFLFCEDGMRQDVEQVNDLERDGQYAGYPVPGGYSIIAMEDRTFTSIELSWEQATDMKTPQGSLEYRVYRSHINNLRTVGEIDANEASLTLVRDWTPATGTVQISGLVAGTRYYFNVVVRDESGNRSSYMSTRSTTHPANLVFLFSTDEVAGDLVSDLVNPIPGTSREKADSLCRVIKSENYDEMPCDTIRAFISIDAADEIADMPANYAVPTDRAIRGPSGKKADQIAANWGDLFDGGDLEQTLAKSGISSGNWWSGSNAAGNSDLTNNCSGWTVATGGQDGMIGKKNKTDTEWISSATSKCNKTHRVICACW
- a CDS encoding fibronectin type III domain-containing protein; amino-acid sequence: MRPGKHTVRRLTAAFFAVLLACGFLVPFGCFQDNFSRDVESVNDQEREEGSSAEGFPEPGNGGAITISAITFTSLQLKWLPGIDTVTLPAELRYQVYCSKINNIHTLEDIDANLSTVLLAADSYALSTFNITGLIAGTSYYFNVVVTDADGNRAAYTSTSGATLVANGIFLFSPSDTYNGNLMAVPVPVTTLVTTSVVGTPIRDHLDAICVAVRANDFADLPCTAVHAFISTGEIVSNTAGYDSIKGMPETFGLPVDQPVRGPGPAFYKVADNWADLFDADELAYDLLAADIAGQDWWSGSLGDGSFATDPTGTTQGYNCNGWSVGNNSAFGRMGKKTMADSHWISDDNVNCNTPQRLLCACW
- a CDS encoding anti-sigma factor antagonist, which gives rise to MPEASVELELEIIRLSPIAATAIDYNLYIFRVNINAPSIDLNTGAALTAFLETIIRGGAQKIVIDMKNVEQLDSSGIGVFINASKLMSPKNGEIAIFNIQPEIKTVLKTINLQKLVLIFNLEAEAMAHFRYL
- a CDS encoding anti-sigma factor antagonist; this translates as MRYNVQVLNFAKLVTDKIDYNALAFKIEIGKIADLSSSKSLRILLETLVAGGARKIVVDLKDLEQIDSSAIGIIINATKLIRQHKGDLVILNVPPDIEAIFKVVSLQRFIKIFSFESDVIEYLRIV
- a CDS encoding VOC family protein, whose product is MNPVIHFEMPAEKRERMAAFYSQVFDWKTQLLGPDMGDYVLATTTESDGDGRPVKPGAINGGFFPKTDDMPAQFPSIVIGVDDIKEHMKKVTKAGGTVLGEPMEIPGIGWYVSFIDTEGNRVSMLQPSAM